One Mytilus trossulus isolate FHL-02 chromosome 5, PNRI_Mtr1.1.1.hap1, whole genome shotgun sequence DNA segment encodes these proteins:
- the LOC134718992 gene encoding zinc finger protein OZF-like, with product MMYGIEDLVKIDDNPHERTHTEDKLHECDVTSREFVQGSNLKRHAITHTEDKPHDCDVTSRECVEGRDLKRHAIKHTEEKLHKWDASSREFVQGSVLKRHAITHTGDKPHDCDEFSREFVQGSDLKRHQRIHTGDKPYSCDVCSREFVQGSDLKRHQRIHTGDKPYSCDECGKRFSRQYNLQRHVRTHTGDTPHGCDVCGKGFSQHSNLQKHMRIHTGDKPYECDVCGKGFYQHSNLQKHKRIHTGDKPYVCDVCGKGFNQHSNLKSHKRTHTGDKPYDCDVCGKGFNQHSNLERHIRIHTGDKPYDCAVCGTAFTQRNSLQTHMRTHTGGRTQVCDVCGKGFVHVYDLRRHKRIHTSNKPNNCDVCDKWFSRYSNLLIHMRTHTGEKPYDCDVCAKGFSTYGALKNHTRTHTGDKLHTCNVCGKGFSQRFSLQRHMRTHTGDTLHVCDVCGKRFSQRSSLQRHMKIPTGDKQHD from the coding sequence ATGATGTATGGTATAGAGGATTTAGTAAAAATCGACGATAATCCACACGAAAGAACACATACGGAAGATAAACTACACGAATGTGATGTTACTTCGAGAGAATTTGTTCAAGGTAGCAACTTAAAGAGACATGCGATAACACATACTGAAGATAAACCACATGACTGTGATGTTACTTCGAGAGAATGTGTTGAAGGTAGGGACTTAAAGAGACACGCGATAAAACATACTGAAGAGAAACTACACAAATGGGATGCTAGTTCGAGAGAATTTGTTCAAGGTAGCGTCTTAAAGAGACACGCGATAACACATACTGGTGATAAACCACATGACTGTGATGAATTTTCGAGAGAATTTGTTCAAGGTAGCGACTTAAAGAGACATCAACGAATACATACAGGCGATAAACCTTATAGCTGTGATGTTTGTTCGAGAGAATTTGTTCAAGGTAGCGACTTAAAGAGACATCAACGAATACATACAGGCGATAAACCTTATAGCTGTGATGAATGTGGTAAAAGGTTCAGTCGACAATATAATTTACAGAGACACGTGAGAACACATACCGGTGATACACCTCATGgctgtgatgtatgtggtaaagggtTTAGTCAGCATAGTAATCTACAGAAGCACATGCGAATACATACAGGTGATAAACCTTATgaatgtgatgtatgtggtaaaggaTTTTACCAGCATAGTAACTTACAGAAACACAAGAGAATACATACAGGCGATAAACCTTATgtctgtgatgtatgtggtaaaggaTTTAACCAGCATAGCAACTTAAAGAGTCACAAGAGAACACATACAGGCGATAAACCTTAtgactgtgatgtatgtggtaaaggaTTTAACCAGCATAGTAACTTAGAGAGACACATTAGAATACATACAGGCGATAAACCTTATGACTGTGCTGTGTGTGGTACAGCGTTTACTCAACGCAATAGTTTACAGACGCACATGAGAACTCATACAGGTGGTAGAACGCAGgtctgtgatgtatgtggtaaagggtTCGTTCATGTGTATGATTTACGGAGACACAAGAGAATACATACAAGTAATAAACCTAATAACTGTGATGTATGTGATAAATGGTTTAGTCGGTATTCTAATTTACTAattcacatgagaacacatacagggGAGAAACCTTATGACTGTGATGTATGTGCCAAAGGGTTTAGCACATATGGTGCTTTAAAGAATCATACGAGAACTCATACAGGTGATAAACTGCATACCTGTAATGTTTGTGGTAAAGGGTTCAGTCAGCGTTTTAGTTTACAAAGACACATGAGAACTCATACAGGTGATACACTGCATGtttgtgatgtatgtggtaaaagGTTCAGTCAGCGAAGTAGTTTACAAAGACACATGAAAATTCCTACAGGTGACAAACAACATGACTGA
- the LOC134718993 gene encoding uncharacterized protein LOC134718993: MDLNHIFGFVICCFFLLQLCEFSQSLYVAKSRPSYGKPLNVYKPVYLASGNNVHNSLHGPISGGGYSNFGSRLPVMPNGYDNGYAARKYVKHVKENMAKQIVKKTFINSKTDVNIRKDQPLTVVFNRPKPVIVLDRRPIINVINKVENKANVVNKQKVSLVGTVGRATGQKTINVAHGGSKSQVNVGGARINMKGGNAIGGKAKVRTGDINLNFYDKKHAGVFQRPGMIEAAMVAGGFGQVVGPQFAMGGQNIDISSLLATPPLLPDVPIVPSVPSVPSPGAFDVMDAIALKTAVARLEQKITGMQHNVNINNNNNNQNVNNNANNVNANKLNNNNLNNHNDLNNNVNGGFDMDNLMMAMMLNGGELSDAMVESMTRKLTGVGGAPGGGSGSGGAESGGGGGGGTKTIKIGPENTTGKSVVLKVDGNVQISKSSILAQ; this comes from the exons ATggatttaaatcatattttcggttttgtaatttgttgtttttttctactcCAGTTGTGTGAGTTTTCACAGTCACTTTATGTCGCAAAG agTCGTCCAAGCTATGGAAAGCCATTGAACGTTTACAAGCCAGTCTATTTGGCAAGTGGCAACAATGTACATAATTCACTACATGGACCAATCAGTGGAGGAGGTTATAGTAACTTTGGTTCCCGACTTCCGGTTATGCCCAATGGATATGACAATGGCTATGCAGCACGAAAATATGTCAAACATGTCAAAGAAAATATGGCTAAACAGATAgttaaaaagacatttataaATTCCAAAACGGATGTCAATATTAGGAAGGATCAACCCCTCACTGTTGTGTTCAATCGTCCTAAGCCAGTTATAGTTCTTGATCGACGACcaattataaatgttataaataaagttgaaaataaGGCAAACGTTGTTAACAAGCAAAAGGTCAGTCTTGTGGGTACTGTTGGTCGTGCCACTggacagaaaacaataaatgttgCTCATGGTGGATCAAAATCGCAGGTCAACGTAGGTGGCGCACGAATTAATATGAAGGGAGGCAATGCCATAGGTGGTAAAGCAAAAGTTAGAACAGGTgatataaatttaaacttttacgACAAAAAACATGCTGGAGTATTTCAGCGTCCAGGTATGATTGAAGCTGCGATGGTAGCTGGAGGATTTGGACAGGTAGTTGGTCCACAGTTTGCAATGGGAGGTCAAAATATTGACATATCTAGCCTATTGGCCACTCCTCCTCTTCTTCCTGATGTCCCGATTGTACCTAGTGTTCCTAGTGTTCCCAGTCCAGGAGCTTTCGATGTAATGGATGCAATAGCTCTTAAAACAGCAGTAGCAAGACTAGAACAGAAAATAACCGGAATGCAGCACAacgtaaatataaacaataacaataacaacCAAAATGTAAACAACAACGCAAACAACGTGAACGCCAACAAATTAAACAACAACAACCTAAACAACCACAACGATTTGAATAACAATGTTAATGGTGGCTTTGATATGGATAATTTAATGATGGCCATGATGCTAAATGGCGGAGAACTGAGCGACGCAATGGTTGAGTCAATGACCAGAAAGTTGACAGGTGTCGGTGGTGCTCCTGGAGGAGGATCAGGATCTGGTGGTGCCGAAAGCGGTGGTGGTGGTGGCGGCGGAACTAAAACCATTAAGATTGGTCCCGAAAATACCACAGGAAAATCAGTGGTTCTTAAAGTAGACGGAAACGTCCAAATTTCAAAGAGTAGTATTTTGGCACAATGA
- the LOC134718135 gene encoding zinc finger protein 239-like — translation MYGIEDLAKIDDNPHERTHTEDKLHECDVTSREFVQGSNLKRYARTHTGDKPHDCDVSSRERVQGSDLKRHAITHTEDKPHDCDVTSRECVQGDKPYSCDVCSREFVQGSDLKRHQRIHTGDKPYSCDECGKRFSRQYNLQRHVRTHTRNLKSHMRIHTGDKPYKYGVCGTTFSHRYSLQTHMRTHIGGRPHVCDVCGKGFIQLSSLKRHMITHTGDNPYGCDVWGKGFNQLSSLKTHMRTHTGGRPHVCDVCGKGFNHRLSLQRHMIIHTGDKPYDCDVCGKGFSQLCSLKRHMITHTGGRPHVCDVCGKGFSQLSSLKRHMITHTSNKPNNCDDKPHVCDVCGKRFSQLSGLQRHMKIHTGDKQRD, via the exons ATGTATGGTATAGAGGATTTAGCAAAAATCGACGATAATCCACACGAAAGAACACATACGGAAGATAAACTACACGAATGTGATGTTACTTCGAGAGAATTTGTTCAAGGTAGCAACTTAAAGAGATATGCGAGAACACATACTGGTGACAAACCACATGACTGTGATGTTAGTTCGAGAGAACGTGTTCAAGGTAGCGACTTAAAGAGACACGCGATAACACATACTGAAGATAAACCACATGACTGTGATGTTACTTCGAGAGAATGTGTTCAAG GCGATAAACCTTATAGCTGTGATGTTTGTTCGAGAGAATTTGTTCAAGGTAGCGACTTAAAGAGACATCAACGAATACATACAGGCGATAAACCTTATAGCTGTGATGAATGTGGTAAAAGGTTCAGTCGACAATATAATTTACAGAGACACGTGAGAACACATACACGTAACTTAAAGAGTCACATGAGAATACATACAGGCGATAAACCTTATAAATATGGTGTATGTGGTACAACGTTTAGTCATCGTTATAGTTTACAGACCCACATGAGAACTCATATAGGTGGTAGACCGCATgtctgtgatgtatgtggtaaaggtTTCATTCAGCTTAGTAGCTTAAAGAGACATATGATAACACATACAGGTGATAATCCTTATGGCTGTGATGTATGGGGTAAAGGTTTCAATCAGCTTAGTAGTTTAAAGACACACATGAGAACTCATACAGGTGGTAGACCGCATgtctgtgatgtatgtggtaaagggtTCAATCATCGTTTAAGTTTACAAAGACACATGATAATACATACAGGTGATAAACCTTAtgactgtgatgtatgtggtaaagggtTTAGTCAGCTTTGTAGTTTAAAGAGACATATGATAACACATACAGGTGGTAGACCGCATgtctgtgatgtatgtggtaaagggtTCAGTCAGCTTAGTAGTTTAAAGAGACATATGATAACACATACAAGTAATAAACCTAATAACTGTGATGACAAACCGCATGtttgtgatgtatgtggtaaaagGTTCAGTCAGCTTAGTGGTTTACAAAGACACATGAAAATTCATACAGGTGACAAACAACGTGACTGA